The genomic window ctttttttggttggttggttttttggtttgattttgttttttgagacagggtttctctgtgtagctttggctgtcctagaactagctttgtagaccagactggtcttgaactcacagagatccacctgcctctcctgggattacaagcgattgccaccaccgctgcctggcatttttttttttttttttggttatttgagacagtgtttctgtgtgtagctttgatgcctgtcctggaactcactctgtagaccagactagcatcaaactcacagagatccccctgcctctgcctccctagggcaGGGCATAAAGGCATGTGCTGGGATCCTTTCATCTAGTATTGTATCTGACACCATGTCAGACACAGCAGGAACACAGCAGCAGCAAACAGATGGAAGTATAGCGAGAGCAAGGGGCATCCTGCAGACAATCCTCCGGGGCTGTGCCTCCCACGATACGCTCAGAGCGACTGCAACCCCTCTGTTATGGCCACCAGCACAAGCCAAACTGAAAGGAATGGAATGGGCAAGGGCAGTCTTGTCCCCAAAGTGTCTCATGCTGTTGGTGAGCATCTCTTgggaaatagcaataaaaatgacaattatgACCTTACTTATATCTTTAATGAAAATGCTTTTAGTGTTTGTATGTGGCTTGGTACACACTGACTTCCAAATTACATAGGATTATTTTGCTTTACATAAGAAGCAATACAGATTTAATATGTGAAAATTTATTGTCAGAGACATTTagtgagaatatttatttttatttggcttaATTGTTGATATTTCATCTAAAAATGTTCTTGAGTGACACTGTTGTGTAGGCCTTGAGGGTAgtataaaaaatgaacaaaattgacatgatttttgtctttacagAGATTATAGTCAAGCCtggaaaagaaatgttaaataagtAATGTAAGTATTATAAATTtcctaaaagaagaaataaaatttctaatataGAGAAATCTGGAAACTGTCTCCAGGGATTATTCTACCCCATTTCCATGCATGGAGTGGACTAGGCTTGCTGAGATGAAGTAGGAAACACAGACTTGTTGGAAGCAGGATTGGGAGCAGAGCTTCACATGTAGGGAGCCTAGGCGCCCAGCCCCACTAAGATGGGCGTGGACAGAGTGGGTACCACACCGTGTTTGTACAGCACGTGTCATCTGTCCCATAGCTCTTTGTGCACTGATCAGCTTTGAGTTACAGTGCTTTAaaatgtagctttggagctgatCACATATGGCACGCCAGTCACAATGTGAAGGAAGACTTTAAGGAGAAGTTTTTGATGTGACCCACCTGCAGTTAATCAATAGATGTCAAAGAACTGAAAAGATTTGCTTGGAGGATAataagaaaacaggagaaaaggTGTCACATGGATAAGGTGTCACCAGGGGGCAGTTAGTTCAAATAATTCCACAAAAACCAAAGATTCTAAGAGGCTGATGAATGGCTTAGTGGGTGAAAGGGCTTGTTGGACAAGCCTATGGCCTAAGTTGGATCCCTAAGATCCATACAAAGCTGGAACAAGAGagccaactccacaaagttgccctctgacctccatgtgacccacacacacaatagaacACGATTGAATTCTAGGAACTGCCTATAAGGGACATGACTTCCATTTTTATTAAGGACTGTTCTTTTAAACAGTACAGTCCCCTTTTCTCTATTCAGTGATTACATAgtaaaatttacttaaaatattcttatgtaacattatttatttagtataagtgtgtgtgtgtgtgtgtgtgtgtgtgtgtgtgtgtacacgtgtgtactCTAGTGTGCAGTGTGGAGGCCAGATAGcaatttgcaggagtcagtttctccttccactatgtggatctcgtggatcaaactcaagtcactggacttagtggcaagtgcctttacctgccgaTACATCACCCTGACCCTTAAactggcctttttttttatttccatgttgctaagctttcttttgttatattttaaaaatttgtccaaaaatacacttatttattcttttattttgtcatttctgGGTCATTTTGTTTAAGTATTTCACATGTCAGCAACATGTAACTGgggtttatttattctctgtaaaTTTACAGAGAATTTAGATTTGATAATAGAAAAGTTCAAACAATATACGTCTGTAGCTATAAAGTGATGTGTTTGGTGTCATATTGTtgacttgttttatgttttggtttgCTATGCTTTCTTTATGGTGTATAACCCTGTGTATTGCTATGTTGATATCATgtactttctcttttccatagAGCTCATTAGCTCCTTTGGGAATTTTGCTTATGAACATAAAAGTTTTAAGACTTGGCGTTTGACTCTCAGATGTAATGTTTACTTATCCTGTAGCTTTTGAAAGGTTATTGCTCTCTCATTTACTTTCTACATTTGTAAAATAAGGATAATATTATGGTGTATctcatagttttttgtttttttttctttttttgagacaggatctcatagatcctaggctggcctcacctGGATGACCttaacttctgattctcctcaGTGTTGGCACAGGCACATGATGGCACCCAGGATGCTTGTATGAAACCCATGGGCCTGTTGGGCTGGGCAAGCACTGCAGCATCTGAGTTAGGTCCCCAACCTTCTCAGAGGATGGTTAGGAGAGTTTCAAAAGTGCTTTCAGGCTAAGATCTTTCATCAAATGCTGAAAATTCTCAAAACACATCTTTCCAAGTTTCCTTGTTTCTACTCTGACTGACATTTAGAATCAGTAAAATTTGCATTTCCTGGACTAGAGGTCCCCCCAAGTATTACTTTTAAAACGTACAAGTGGCTCAAAGTCTttgccaatattttttttctcgggagacagggtttttctgtaactttggagcctgtcctagagctaactcttgtacaccaggctggtctcgaactcacagagtgagtactgcctctgcctcctgagtgctgggattaaaggcgtgtgccactaccacctggcattTTGTCCAATTCTTACAGAAgattttccttcttcatctttagCAGGTAGACAGGTGGTCCAGCTTCATGCCTTGTTCTCCAGGAGGAGGTCTCTGGTATCCCTGTCTCAGAGCATGCTGGTCTGAAAGTCCCAGGGCGTGGAGGACAGCGACTGCAGAAACTGATCTGGAGTTAGTATTCAGACACCTCTCGATTCTGTGCATTACTGCTTTTCTCACAGCCTCACGTCACTTGtgaatcctcagcaccacaagaGTGCTGCTCATGGAATCCAATGATCTTGGCTCTACCAGTTTTTAGAGATGAGATCTTCCTTGGCTAGACAGATGACTTCACAGGTGTTCAGTTTCTCAGAACAAGACAAAAGTGAAAagacaaaattcattttttaatgagGAGCTTctaaataatataatacataaacAATGCTGGAGTATATAATAGGTTTTCAAAGTTGCTGATGGCCTCATGTTCCCATTCACTGTAGTGAGTGGGggcataatatttattttattttttgtgtgagtgctttgcctgaatgtatatatgtacattatgaGTGTGCCTGGTGTCCAAAGAGTTTGGAAGAGGGTGTGAGATCTCCCAGGGACTAGACATagcagatgattgtgagccactgcaCCCACAACAATGGGTGTCAGAAATttaacccaggacctctggaagagcagccagtgcttttcacCAAGAAGCAATTATTCCTGCCCATGAATAGCGCTCTTAATAGtaacctgattttcttttctcaagtaTAGGAAAGAGGAGAACTGGTCCCAAGGAGGTTGTGGAGGAAGAATTGCCACGCCATTCCTCCTGCTCACTGTACACATTTGCTTTTAGGATAGAAGGGCTATCAATCAGATCTCAACGGTCATGCACAACACAAGTGCCTACAGCACTGGCCCCTTCACCCTCTCGGGCATCCCTGGACTTGAGCAATACCATGTCTGGATCAGCATCCCTTTCTGCTTTATCTATTTTGTGGCCGTCATGGGCAATAGTATCCTTCTCTACCTCATCACAGTGGAAAACAGTCTTCATTCCCCcatgttcttcttcctttccatgttGGCCATGACGGACCTCATATTGTCTACTACCTGTGTCCCCAAGACTCTTTGTATTTTCTGGTTTGGTCCTCAGGAAATCAGTTTTCCTGGCTGTCTGACCCAGTTATTCTTTCTGCATTACAGCTTCGTCTTGGACTCAGCTATCTTGCTGGCCATGGCAtttgaccgctatgtggccatctgctcACCGTTGAGATACACCACTGTTCTCACCCCCAAAGCCATTGTCAAAATTGCTGTAGGAATTTCTTTCCgaagtttttgtgtttttgtgccaTGTGTTTTCCTTGTGAACCGCCTACCCTTCTGCAGGACACACATCATTGCCCATACCTACTGTGAGCACATAGGTGTTGCCCGACTGGCATGTGCGGATATCTCCATCAACATCTGGTATGGATTTTGTGTTCCTATCATGACAGTAATTACAGATGTGGTCCTTATTGCCATTTCCTACACTCTTATCCTATGTGCTGTTTTTCGACTTCCCTCCCGAGATGCACGTCAAAAGGCCATGGGCACCTGTGGTTCCCATGTCTGTGTCATCCTCATGTTCTATATACCAGCATTTTTCTCCATCCTTGCTCATCGCTTTGGACACAATGTCCCTCGCACTTTTCACATTGTGTTTGCCAACCTATATGTAATTATCCCACCTGCACTCAACCCTATTGTCTATGGAGTGAAGACCAAGCAGATAAGGGATAAAGTCATTCTTTTGCTCTTTCCCAAATGGTCCCAGTGACAGATGACTGAAGTGTTGCATTTGGAGGCCAGCTCATAAAATATAGTAGGTAAAAGATTGCAATTACAACCACTGACTTCCGAGAGAGGACACATGGAACTATTCTTCCTAATCAGAATTGGGGTTTTGCTTTCTTAGTTATTTTATGCAGAAACCTACACAATTATTCTAGTTTTAGGAAAAAAGCCTCAGAGGTTAGAagagaaaagatatttatttcaCCTCTGAAAATAAACAACTTGTCTTAAATAAGAATCTTGTAATTCCTTTTGGTCATTATTTGTACACATACCTTACTTGTGTATTCTTCTGTCACAGGGAGGTAGGGAACTAGTGTTGTTTCTGTAGTTTCTAGATTTAAAACAATTACATTGGTCTAttcgtgtatgcatgtgtaagcatgtgcattatgtgtgtatgcatatgtatatgggtaCAGACATGCCACAGCTttcatgtagaggccagaggacaatttgtgaggAAGCTAAGTCCTCTCTATCCACCACATAGgtttgggggatcaaactcaggttttctgacTCGGGTGCAGCACCTTTAGCTGTTGAACCATCTTGCTGAAacaagttattatttatttttagacaacaTCAGTTATCTGTCCAGTTATCTGCCAGGGTCCTAGGCAACATTTAtcaaatacatgaaaagaaaatcttaatgAAACTATTAAATCACTGTTGTAGATGTTTCTCTTATGAAGAGGATTAGGATAATGCTGAAGATTTTTTGAAAAGAAGAGAGATACTGGAGGTAACTCAGCAGTCCAGAGGACatggctttggttcccagcaccctcatgagagctcacaaccatctgtaatttcagttctagggacctgacatcctcttcAGGCTTTGGAGGACACCAGGTATGCACGTGGTACATGCTCATACGTGAAGgcaaaaaaaaacagacataaaacaaaaatatgaagaaatgaaaGGTTAGAATACTTTTCCATAGAATGAAGGGACTAAGGGATCTTCTAAAAGATGTAATTCTATATggtaaaaaataaagcaaaaactaaaagaGCTCAAATAGTTGGCTAAGCTCTAATAATTGACTCAAAtaatctttacttttattttgttttttaagacagggtttttctgcgtagccctggctgtcctggaacttctctgtagcccaggctggccttgaattcacagagatccacctgtctctgccttttaattactaggattaaaggcgtgtgccaccaccaccaccaggcctcaaataatctttaaaacatgAACATAAGGAAGTTGCCATTTTAGTCTTTTAGGTTCCTAATCATCAAAAATGTAACAAAGTTTCAAATTAAACAAATTGCTCAATACCATGCAGATAATAGAATTGTAGGGCCTTCCATTCTAAGGGATTTTACTTTCTATGAACTTCTCTAAGATATGAACTATCAGAGCCAGCTGCCTGTCAGGGGACCACTCCTTGATCTTGCAGTGAGAATTCTACTAATGTGTAAAATAATTGtttcttaattatttaattaaaggTGAGTATTATTAATTAGGGGTGAATTATCAGATGGCATATTTTGATGtgaattacaaataaataaagcagggCGTTAGAGCATATGCCTACTTTAGTTCAGTGAAAACCGTGGAGATTTACCAGAGCTCGGCTCTAGTGACAGAATTGGACTCTGACTTTGGTGTGGCCTGATGGCCCCAggtgtggaaggaagaaagcacacTGACTGGTTTATGAAGCatagagaagacaaagagaagaatcaggaatGTCTGTCTGAGTCTTAAGCCTTCTTTGCTCTTCATACAAAATAATGACCCAGGAAAAATTGGCTTACAGTGTATTTTACTGCTCTGTATTTGACTAACATCTAAATAATTAGTCTTGCACTACTGGATACTGAAAaggtgcattttaaaattaaattattggtGATATATGCTGTGTCAAGCCTGAAGAAAACtcaattaaagttaaaaatatgccagagagatggctcagtgaccaGGGTGTTTGTGGACAAGTGTGAGTTCAGTGACCAGGGTGCTTGGTGGACAAGTGTGACCTCAATGACCAGGGCTCTTGGTGGACAAGTGTGACCTCAGTGACCAGGGTGCTTGGTGgacaagtgtgaggaccagagttggggTCCCCTCACCCGACGTAAATGTTGTCTGGGTATGTGGTTTGCC from Microtus ochrogaster isolate Prairie Vole_2 unplaced genomic scaffold, MicOch1.0 UNK73, whole genome shotgun sequence includes these protein-coding regions:
- the LOC101998665 gene encoding olfactory receptor 52H1; the encoded protein is MHNTSAYSTGPFTLSGIPGLEQYHVWISIPFCFIYFVAVMGNSILLYLITVENSLHSPMFFFLSMLAMTDLILSTTCVPKTLCIFWFGPQEISFPGCLTQLFFLHYSFVLDSAILLAMAFDRYVAICSPLRYTTVLTPKAIVKIAVGISFRSFCVFVPCVFLVNRLPFCRTHIIAHTYCEHIGVARLACADISINIWYGFCVPIMTVITDVVLIAISYTLILCAVFRLPSRDARQKAMGTCGSHVCVILMFYIPAFFSILAHRFGHNVPRTFHIVFANLYVIIPPALNPIVYGVKTKQIRDKVILLLFPKWSQ